TACACCCGTTCGATGGTGCGCATTTTTCATCGGCACAACTTGGTAGCGGTACACAAGCGCGAATACGGGATAGGCAAATACACCACTGCAGAAGAACACCTGTGCTCAACCCACCGGCACTACCAAAAGCGTAACCCTGAATACTATAAAGATAAAGCCGCAAACCTATCGAAAACGCTGGGCGAGCTGGTCAGGCTGCTGTTTGCCCGGGACAGGTATCCCGAACAACTGTACAAAAGCTGCGACGGCCTGCTCAAACTATTTAAATCCACGCCCCGTGAAACCTTTGACAAAGCGTGCCAAATGGCTATCGACCATCAGAATCTTACTTACGGTTTTGTCCTGAACGTCATCAAAAACAAGATGACCGAATATATCCGGGAGGAACAACTTGATAAAGACTTGCCCCAACACAACAACATCCGGGGAAAAGAATATTACGACAATCAATTATCAATTAAATTTTAATACGATGGAAAATATCGAAAACCAACTATCGCAATTACGCCTGTACGGTTTTAAAACAAGCTGGAACGCACTTCTGGAAACAAAAAGATGGAATGAGCTGTCGCTTGGCGAAGGCCTTGAGATATTGCTCCAGGCCGAGCTTCAGGACAGGGACAACCGCCGCTTTGACCGATTAAGGAAATCGGCAAAGTTTAGATACCAATCCTCGTTGGAAGAGTTGAAATATGATGCTTCAAGGGGGCTGGACAAAGGGCTCGTGTCCAATTTGGCCACCGGCAATTACATCGCCAATGGCGAGTCTGTTCTGGTTACCGGGGCTACCGGATGCGGCAAGAGCTTTATAGCGTCCGCCTTGGGGCACCACGCATGTGCCCAGGGGCACAAAGTAGCTTACTTCAATGTTCAAAAGCTGCTGCAACAAACAAAAATGACACGTTTGGAGGGCACCATATACCAGCTCCTAAATAAAATATCGAAAGCTAATTTGCTTATCCTCGACGATTTTGGATTGACACACCTTGAAAAACAACACCAGATGGACCTGATGGAAATTATCGAGGACAGACATGCCAGGGCGGCTACTATTATCGCGAGCCAACTGCCTGTTGCCAGTTGGTTTGACATCATCGGCGAGGCCACTATTGCCGATGCGATTTTAGATCGTTTGGTGCACACATCGCACAGGATTGAACTCAAAGGAGAGAGTCTTAGAAAAAAAATGTAATTTTGTCATACTAACCATTTTCGGTTACCCAAATCCAGGGGGGTCAATATGGCCGTTGTGGGGGGTCAACATCACCGGAATTTCCAATGAGTGTTTTCGTTTTTGCGAATGTAGGCCTTTTATTGCTTTTGATTAGGATGATAAAAGCACAGGAATTGCCAAATACAAGTTAAGTATCGGCCAGTGTTAATCCGGAGAGTCGGTATTATTGGGGCGGTATGCGTCTGAGCCCCTCTGTAGCAATCCCATATTATATGGAAGTTTCGAAAGGAGGAATAACTATCGGTATTTGGGTGGATCTTATTTATTCTCAGCAAAACTGTACCAGTTGGTATATTCATATGTGATGTCTTGCACTTGATATATGTGATTAAGCATTTATTTATTCAAACAATTATGGCGTAATAAAAACTATACTTTTTTAGCCATTTCTGCAGTGCTCAGTAACAAACTACATAACTTATAATATAATTTATCGTGAAAATCAAGAATCAGTTATTTTTAGGATTTGGAACATTGATCCTTTTTCTTTTAGTTGTTGTAATATCAATTCTAATACTAAACACTAAAAGTATTAAATACGCCAATGAAACATCAACAGATGATGTACCTGGAGCAATTCATTGTTTATTTATACTGGATGAAATTAATGATATGAATTCCAACACATTAGAATATCTTAGTGGTGAAGATGATGAAAGCATTGCTTTTGAAGAAAACTATAAAGAATTTCTGGACTACTACTCAATCCTGTATAAATTAGAATCCGCCAATGCAAAGGATAAAGCAAATATGGACTTAATTGATAAAACAGTACGTGAATATGTACAGGTCATTAGAGATGAGGTGTTTGCAAAATATAACCCTATTCATGAGGTAAAGTCGCGTAAAAAGGCGGATGATCTAAAAAATAATGAAGGTACAGAACTTATAAAACTATTAGCAAAGTTAGGTCATGAAGAGTATAATGATGCGCTACGATCAGGTGATTTAAATGAAAGTTTAAAAGATGATATTCCTGGTTTAATATACTATTTCGACTTACAGAATAGTGTGACGAATATGCTATTTTCGCTTTCTGAGTATGTTTCTGGAGAGGTTGAAAGTAAAAAATATTATACCTTGTTTTCGGAGAAATTTATAAAAACACTTAAGGCATTAAAGCCATTAGAACGTAAATCAACCGAAATAAAACAGCTTCAGTTAGCGGAGAACTTATTTAATACAATTAAAAAAGAGGCTGATCAATTATTTAACACCTTTAATCCAACAGCTAAAAGGGATGCCATAGCTCTTGTAGATAAATATGAAAATGAAACATTTTCAAAAATTGAACAACTTCTTGACGAATCTGTGGTTGCGGAAGTAAATGAAGCATCAATAGGGTTAAGTAAACTTGTTGCATTCTTAAAAAGAATAAATATCATTGCAATCACACTAACAATTTTAACAATATTGTTAAGTGGTATTGTGATTTTCAGTATTATCAGAAGTATTATTCCACCACTAAATAAAGGCTTAATATTTGCGCAAGCACTTTCTCAAGGTGATTTTTCAGATCCACTTTCAATAGATAAAAAAAATGAAATTGGTATTCTAGCATATTCTTTAAATGAGATGATGCTAAAAGTTAAAAATGTTTTAGAAGCTATTACAACATCTTCTCAACAAGTAAAAGGTGGTGCTGCGCAGGTTTCAATTTCATCACAAGTATTAAGTACGGGGTCAAGCGAACAAGCCTCTACTGTTGAACAGGTGGCATCCTCCATTGAAGAAGTTACTGCTGGTGTTTTGCAAAACCAGGAGAATTCTCACAAAGCGGCAATAATAACAAAACAGGTAGAAACAGGGATACAGGAAGTTGCTTCTTTAAGTAACGAAACCGTTGAGGCTAACAAAGCCATTTCTGAAAAAATTGATATCATCACAGACATTGCTTACCAAACTAATATTCTTGCGCTTAATGCAGCTGTTGAAGCAGCACGTGCTGGAGAGTACGGTAAAGGTTTTTCAGTTGTAGCAGCTGAAATTCGAAAGCTTGCAGAAATAAGTAAAAACGCCGCTGAGGAAATTGTAAGTAAAACAAATATGGCGTATCAAATATCTGAGAAGGCAGAAAACAAACTAAATAAGATGTTACCGGAGCTTGCCAATTCATCACTGCTTATACACGAAATTTCATCTTCCGGTAAGGAGCAAAGTTCAGCTATTAATCAAGTAAATACCGCTATAATGCAATTAAATAATTTAGCTCAAAACAGTGCTTCAAACAGTGAAGAGCTGGCAGCGAGTGCAGAGGAAATGTCAAGTCAATCTGATTTTTTACTGCAGACAACAGAATTTTTCACCCTTTACAAGACAAATTAATATTATATTTTAAATCATGCCAATCCGTTTAAGGTTATTTTTAAAAACGCTTTTGGGAGTAGAATTATCAAAAGGTGGTTATTTTTGCGGAAGAGACAATGGGGTGTAATAATTATCGTAGGAGACTACTGTTGATGCGTAATAATATTTTACAAAATAAACATAACTCACCTTATTCATTCCGGTGTCAATTATCATAAAAGCGTCCAACATGCAGGCAAGGTCCGCTATAACGACGCAAACTGCTTATCGAGGTTTTTAATTTACCTGTTAAACCTTCACTGCTCTATGGTGTATTTTTTATTGCGTTGGCATCAGCAGATATTTCAAAGAGGAAATTAAAAATGAAGAATGCCAAGCTTTTTTAAAGATCCGAAGTTGGAGGTGCATACCTTAGGTCTATTGGATTCCGATTTGTAAAAATTGTTGGTGATATTTAACTTTAAGCCATATTTGTTGTTTTAATTCGTCTATCAGATATATAAGGGTCAAGTGAGGATGTAATTACAGATTTTTTTATAAATCACTGGCCGAGTGCCTTAGAAAGTGGACAGCCGCATAATCGCATCCCTTTACTATATACATAAGCCCTTCCTACGCAAAAGAAATAGGTCGGGGAAGAATGGTAGGTATACTCCGGAATAGATGGTAGGAGAACATAGTCTGATAAGGCAATACTACCATAGCAACATGTAAACAGTTATGGCGATAGCCTTTTTAATAGGTAATTACTGCAAACAAGATTGTTCTTAATGGATATTGTTACAGCCTTCAGCACTGTGTTTGATTATAGTTCTGCCAGATGTTTTACTGAAAAAGTATATCGGGTGTATGTCTCAATGACCAGTAACATAGCTTAAAGTTCTTCGCGCCATAAACGTTACCCCTAATATAAACATAAAAGCTGCTGTTGCGGCGAATGATGCAGATTACCATGTATGGTAATAAGAAAGCTAAATTCAGTGCGATCGGCCTTTGCAAATATGTTGTACTGCAAAATCAGATTGCGTAACTGGTGAAGATATGCAAAATAGTTAAACTGAAAATTATTATCGACCGGCAGTTTCCTCCTCAAAAAGTGGCCGGACGCATAGTTATATTGATTTAGACCGTATGAAAGGGAATGTGACAAATAGTGCTTAAATTGGAAACTAATAAATTTTCCTAATTTTGACTTTACCGGAAAAGGGGGATAAACTTTTACCCAAAAAAGCTAATTATGGAAATTATCGCAATTATTATTTCAGTGCTTAGTCTTGTGCTGTTCGCACTTTTATTTTTTAAGAAAAAAGAGAATGATGTCTCGCTTATTGTTGATGCGGTGCAGCAGCTTATGCAGCGTGAACTGAAAGAAAATCGTATCGAGTTATCTGCATCTTTAAAAGATAATCGCGAGGAACTCTCCAACGGCCTGGATAAACTGACCCTTAAACTCGAAGAAAAGCTAAGGCTCATCAGCGATGGCCTGAATAAAAGCGGACAGCAAAACAGGGAGGAACTTAGCCAATCACTCAAAAATTTTAGCGATGTCTTTACTCAAAACGTAAGGGAATTTAACGATTTGCAAAAGCAAAAGTTCGACGCTATGGGCCTAAAGCAAGACGAGCTGGTGAAATCGACTGAGCTGAAATTAGAGAAAATGCGCGAAACCGTTGACGAGAAGTTACACAAGACTTTAGAGGAACGTCTTGGGCAGTCCTTTAAAATTGTGAGCGAACGCTTAGAAGCGGTGCAGAAAGGACTGGGCGAAATGCAGAATCTGGCCAATGGAGTAGGGGATTTAAAAAAGGTGCTGAGCAACGTAAAAACCCGCGGCGTATTGGGCGAGATACAACTGGGCAATATTTTGGAGCAAATTATGGCACCCGAACAGTACATGGCTAATGTTAAAACCAAACAGGGCTCCAACGATCATGTGGAGTTTGCCATAAAGCTGCCCGGTAAAGACGATGTGGGTAAAGAAGTCTATCTGCCCATCGATGCCAAGTTCCCTCAGGAGGATTACGTACGCTTGCAAACCGCCTACGACAGGGGCGATTTAGAAGGTATTGAAAAAGCCAATAAAGCCTTGGTAATGGCCATCAAGAAGTTTGCAAAAGATATACGCGATAAATACATCGACCCGCCGCACACCACCGATTTCGGTATTATGTTTTTGCCCATCGAAGGCTTGTACGCCGAAGTGGTCCGTCAGCCTGAGGTGGTGGCACTGTTGCAGCGCGACTTTAAAATAATAGTAACCGGCCCTACCACCTTAGCCGCCATGCTCAACAGTTTGCAGATGGGCTTCAAAACGCTTGCCATACAAAAACGAAGTAGCGAAGTGTGGCAGATTCTGGGTGCGGTGAAAAGTGAATTTGGCAAGTTTGGCGGGGTGTTGGAAAAAGCCCAGAAAAAAATTAACGAAGCCAACAAAGAATTGGACAGTTTGGTGGGTACACGTACCCGGATGATGCTGTCGAAACTTAAAAAGGTGCAGGAGTTACCTGCAACCGAAAGTGTAAAGTTATTGGAAGAAGCGGTTGATATGGAGGAGGAAAATAGGGGCTAAAATTAATTATTTGCATGAGCTTCTATTTTATTTAACTAAGTTATTTTATATTTTTGAATGTTTTTTTAGCAAGCTCGTGTTGTTTGATGACTTTTACATTTTTTTAAAAATGTATGGATGGGCGTTGATTAGCTTAGTGTTATTGGCAGATGTCCCAAGTGCTTACTTTAATAAATGCAATACCCATTAAAGTATTCTTTCAGGCATAGAATAAATTTCAGAATATGAAAGAGGATAATTACAACTTCCAATGGAAAGACCTTGGTGACGTAGAAATAGGTAGACCAAATTTAGGCAATGCTACCAATGTATCTGTTTATAGGTTGATGCAATATACTATGCGGAGTGTTTTAAACAAAGAATTTGGCAGGTTAAAGGCAGATGAATTATTCTACAAGGCAGGTTTTGTTGCCGGTGAGGAGTTTTGTAAGGCGCTGTTGGTTAGTGAATTGGAATTTTACGACTTTGTAGCGCAACTCCAGAAGATCCTGAAAGATTTAAACATAGGAATTTTAAGGGTAGAAAAGTCTGACCTGGAAAAGATGAGCTTTGTTATTACCGTGGCTGAAGATTTGGATTGTAGTGGTTTGCCCATAACAGGTGAAACAGTATGCGATTACGATGAAGGTTTTCTGGCAGGAATATTCAAACAATATGTAGGCAGGGAATTTGATGTAAAAGAAGTAGATTGCTGGTCTTCAGGCGACAGGGTGTGTAGGTTCACCATAAATTTAAAAAATGGACAATAAGGCCTTAAGCCAGTTTTTATCAGATACCATAAACGGGCTCTTGCATACAGGAAAAATAGAGGAGCTTAGCCATGAATTAAAACGTTCTATTCAGGATTTAGAATCTGGAGAAACTAAATCATTGTTTTTATCTATCAGTGAGTTGCTCGCAAAACTACGTGACAATCAAAGGTTTATTGATGATTTATCCAACGGTAAGCTCAATACCGAAGTACCACCCAACAATGCTTTGGCTGCACCCTTTAAGCAATTGCATGCTAACTTATCCCATCTGGTATGGCAGGTGCAACGCCTCGCTGAAGGTGACTTAAATCAGCAGGTGGATTTTCTGGGAAACTTTTCTTTATACTTCAATAAGCTAATACAAACGCTTAAAGAGGGACGGCAAATTAAACAGGAATTAAAAAATAGCACCGAGAAATACCGTATATCCATTGAAAATGCAAATATCGGAATAATGTCGGTCAGCATTGACGGCATCATAGAAACTACCAATAAAGAGTGTGTAAATATTTTTGGTTATACGCAGGCCGAATTAGAGCAAATGCCTGTAAATAAATTTGTCGTTCCCGACGATCAAGGGCTTAGTCGGTCATATGTCCAATCCGCATTGCTCAACAAGGACCAGGCAAAAGGTGAATTTGTAAAGAGGTTTTTTCATAAGTCGGGCAAAATAATTACCTGTCAAGTATCTTCATCTTTGATGTATGATGTTAAAGGTCAGCCTCTTTTTTTTATCTCACATATTAAAGACATAACCCACCGTATTGAACAGGATTATGCACTCAAAAAACTGAATAACAAGCTTTCACAAACCGTTAAGGAACTAAAAATAGCCAACGCGAGCAAAGATAAATTCTTCAGGATTATTGCCCACGATCTCCGAAACCCATTTCATACCATTCTGGGTTTATCTGAGCTACTCCTGGGTAATACAGAAATATATAACTACGACGAGATAAAACAAATGGCATCTAACATAAACCAGTCAACGGATGATGCTTATAAGCTTTTAGAAAATCTGTTGGCATGGGCGATGTCGCAAACCGATTGTATTCCTTTTAAGCCTCAAAAAATTGTAGTAAAAAACATTGTTCGTGAAGTTATAAGTCTTACCGGTAGCTCTGCCAAGGCTAAAAACATTAGCATGACTTATGATATAGATGAAAACGTCATCATTGATGTTGATGTAAATATGATTAGCACAATATTACGGAACCTAATTGGTAACGCAATTAAGTTTACAAGTAGAGAGGGGGTAGTGCAAATATCGGTTGTAAAAAACGATTACGAAACCAGGTTTAGTGTAAAAGATACGGGAATTGGTATACCAACCGATATTATAGATAAACTTTTTAAAATAGAAGAAAAAGTAAGCATACCCGATACCGACTCACAAACAGGTACAGGACTTGGTCTGTTGCTTTGCAAGGAATTTGTTGAAAAACACAAGGGCAGGATATGGGTGGAGAGTGAGCTTGGCAAAGGGAGTGACTTCAAATTCACCATCAGCCATAAAATATAAATGGTAATATCCCTCTTTTGGGGGGGCAAACCAAAAAATCAGGTATATTGGTCTTTAATTATTTCTTTCTGCACTTTAACAACCAAGTACAAAAGAGAAATAAGGACTATTGATATGGGGTTATTTAAAAGTTATGGGGCATAATACCCCCCCCTCAGCACTAATTAAATTCAAAGTCAGAATTTTTTTGCTTTTGTTATCTTTTAAGATAACTTTGTGCAATGGGCAGACAAATCATATTCCACGAAAATTATTTTGTTGACTTTTATAAGGAACTTGACGTAGGAGTCAAATCCAAATTTCAATATGTGTTTCAGTTAATCCGACAAGTTGAAATGGTTCCTAAAAAATTTTTAGCTCCAATGACTGGTTATGAGGGACTTTTTGAAGTGAGAGTTGAATATCAGTCAAACATTTATAGGGTTTTCTGTTGCTTTGACAAAGGAAAACTCGTGGTTCTTTTAAATGGCTTTCAAAAGAAAACGCAAAAGACGCCAAAGAAAGAAATTGAAAAAGCCATGAGATTGAAAGAAGAGTATTTTAATCAAAAAAAAATGAAATCATGACTGACTACAAAGGAATAAGGACATTTGACGAATTGCTTGAACGTGAGCACGGAAAAATAGGAACTGAAAGTAGAAATGAATTTGAAGAAAAAGCTCAAATGTTCATTGTGAGCGAGATGCTAAAGGAGGCCCGCAAGGAGGCAAAACTCACACAGCAACAATTGGCCGAAAAAGCGGGAACAAAGAAAAGCTACATTTCGAAAATAGAAAATGCAAAGGGAAATATCCAACTTTCGACATTAATAAGAATATTTGAAACTGGACTAAATCGTAAAATCGGGCTGACCTTTCTATAAGCCGTCGAGAACAAATTACGCCCCATAACAATGTACAAAAATAATAGCCGAGGCAGCAGTAAAGTAGCCGGTTGTAGCTCGCTCGTACTTTTCTGTAGCTTGAAAAGATAGCAGTCCGCAGTCGGCTACTATTCTTGTACCGAACGTTAGGCTTCATGCGAAAAAAGCCAACGCGCAAGCAAAGAGTGCTATCGCACACATTGCTTTTTTCCAACGAACGAACTGATTTTTCGATAACGATTCATTATATTTGACAAATAATGACAAATCACTTTTTGTACAATGAACTCATTAGGAGAAAGAATAAGGAATCTTAGAGAATCGAAAGATTTGCTCCTTGGACAAGTTACAGCGTACTTGGAAATAGACACAGCACTTTTAAGCAAAATGGAACGTGGAGCCAGACGTCTTACCAGAGAACAAGTTGTTGCACTTTCTAAACATTTTGGGGTTGATGAAAAAGATTTGTTGACTCTTTGGTTAAGCGACAAAATTTTGAATTCAGTCAAAGATGATAAGTATGCTGCCTTAGCTTTAAATAAGGCTACTGAATTACTAACTAACAAAGCATGAAAAACAAAGCAAAACCATTTCTTAAGTGGGCAGGTGGTAAAACTCAATTAATTCAAGAAATTCAATCTAGTTTGCCAATTCAAATAAAATCTGACAAGTTCACCTACATTGAACCATTTGTAGGCAGCGGAGCAATTCTATTTTGGATGATTAATGAATTTCCAAACCTTGAAAAAGCAGTCATCAATGATGTTAATACTGATTTGATAAATACTTACCGAACTATTTCAAGCAAACCATATGAATTAATTTCAATTTTAGAAACTCTGCAAAATGAATATCATTCTCTTGTAGATGACCAAGACAAAAAGAAAGAATACTATTACAACAAAAGGAAACTATTTAACAATAGAGAATCAGAACAAAGCGGACAAGCCGCTTTGTTTATTTTTCTAAATAGGACTTGTTTTAATGGTCTTTATCGTGTCAATAGAAAGAATGAGTTTAACGTTCCTATGGGGAGTTATAAGCAACCAACTATCTGCAATGCAGAAAATTTACTAGCCGTTCATAATGCTTTGCAAAAAGTTGAAATCCTCTGTGGCGATTTTGAAGAAACTATTAATTACACTAGCGACAATTCGTTTTTCTACTTTGATCCACCATATAAACCATTAAGTGAAACGTCAAGCTTTAACTCCTACGCAAAAGATGAATTCAATGATTTAGAGCAAATAAGGCTTAGAGACTTTTGTCAAAAACTTGAAGATCTCGACCATAATTGGATGCTCAGTAATTCTGACGTGAAAGGAAAAAATCCTGATGATAATTTTTTTGATGATTTATATGCCAATTTCTTCATTGAAAGAGTTGAAGCTAAAAGAAGTATAAATGCTAATCCTTCCAAAAGGGGGAAATTAAATGAGCTATTAATAACGAACTATTCGTATGAAGAAACTTACGAGCCTGCTTGAGCTGCAAAGTGATGATCAACTTTTTGATTCCATTACTTCAAACTTTAAAAATAAAATCACCCAATGGAACTATTTCGTCAATTGGGAGAAAGTACTTGGAAATATCGATCCTATTGAAAAGGAACTTAATCTTCTGAATTATCTAATTGGAAAAGACAATATAGAAGAAGAAGCATTTAAATTAATAAAGCAATACCCTACTGTTGTCAAAGCCTTTCCAAATCTACTTGCAATTCGAGAAAAGTCTGTTGACGTTTTAATCGACACAAAGAATTTCATTTATAAAAAATTCGTTTTTAATAAAACCAGCCTAGACGATAACGAGTGCAGACAATTAGCTCAATTTCTTATAAAATCAGGAATTGCCAGTCTTTTCCAAAAAAAGAAAATAAAAAACCTAGTAGACTATACAACGGGAGTTGAAGTTGGGCTAGATAGCAATGGCCGCAAGAATCGTGGTGGCTCATTGATGGAATCGCTAGTAGAAGATTTCGTTGCAGAAACTTGTAATGAATTAAACATTGGATTTATGCCTCAAGCAACTGCGAAGAAAATAAAGCAAGAATGGGGTCTAGATGTAGCAGTTGATAAATCTTCAAGAATCATAGATTTCGCAATTAATAAAAATGGGCAACTATATTTCATTGAATGTAACTTCTATGGTGGCGGTGGTTCAAAGTTAAAATCAACCGCAACAGAGTATGTAGAAATGAACTCTTATTGGAACAAGCAGCAAATAGAGTTCATATGGGTAACTGATGGAGCTGGTTGGAAATCTACGCTGAAACCTTTACGAGAATACTTTGACAAAGCTGAATACTTAATAAACCTTGAAATGCTCAAAAACGGTATTCTTAAAAATATAATCGGATGAGTACTCCTAAAATGACTTTCAAATCAAAGGGAGTTTTAATGACTCCTTTAAAGGTCTTTCCTGTTAATGGGAAGTTTATCCTAGCAGTGTATCAGGGTAATCTATCCAATTTTGACTTACTTGTAAAGTATCGTCAAAAAGATAACTCAACTAAATCAGGTTGGTCACGATTAAGAACTCCAAAACATATTCATTGGGCAGTTGACTTGCTAATAAAAATGAACATAGAAAAAGGAAAAACAAAAGAACTCGTTTCTTTTCTTTTAACTTATTGGAATGATAAAGCAAAACCAATTAAAGACTTGAATTCTAGAAATGAATTACTTGAAAAGAAGATAATAGGAGAGATAGAACAAGAAGCAGCAGAGTATGAATCTTTAGAAAATAAAGGCGAATACAGCATAAGGTTTATTCTCCTCATGGCTAAGCTTTTAATGTTTCAAGAAAAGTCAAACTATGAGCAAGCCTACATGTTCAAAAACCTACTTGAAGCATTAGAACACGGAGAAAATATATTCAAAATTGTTTCTGTGGCAACTCATAATAGAAGATGATTAAACCATATTATAAATCAACAGATGCACAATTTTATCTCTTAAAAGGAGATACAATGAAACTCTTAAATGAGTTTGATCATAAGTTTGATTTGGTTTTTGCTGATCCTCCTTATTTTCTATCTAACAATGGGCTTTCTATTCAGAATGGTCAAATCGTTAGCGTTAACAAGGGCAAATGGGATAAGTCTCATGGATTTGACTTTATAAACGACTTTAATCGTCAGTGGCTTTCATTAGTCCGCAATAAAATGAAAGATGACGCCACAATTTGGATTAGTGGCACAATGCACAATATTTTTTCTGTAGGTCAAATTTTAACAGAATTGGACTTCAAGATTCTAAATGTCATAACATGGGAGAAGACTAACCCACCACCAAATTTTTCTTGCCGTTACTTCACCCATTCGACTGAGCAAATAATTTGGGCTAGGAAAAAGGAAAAAGTCCCACACTACTACAATTATGACCTCATGAAGCAATTGAACGGCAACAAACAAATGAAGGATGTTTGGAAACTGCCTGCAATTGCAAAATGGGAAAAGTCGTGTGGAAAGCACCCGACTCAAAAACCGCTTTCTGTTTTAACAAGATTAATTTTAGCTTCAACTAAGCAGAATGCATGGATTTTAGATCCTTTTGCAGGTAGTTCAACTACGGGAATTGCAGCTAACCTCGCTAACAGAAGGTATTTAGGTATTGACCAGGAAGAAGAATTCTTAGAGATAAGTAAGAATCGTAAGAAAGAAATCGAAAACAGACTTATTGCTGCAAAATACAGACAAAAATTAGCAGGATTTAATAATCAAGGAGAGTTAGATTTATTTCTTGCTAAAGAACCGACTGTTGAATATGGCAATGAATTGTCACTATGAAAAGTCCAACGCTCAGTTCAAGCACATTGCAAT
This genomic stretch from Saccharicrinis carchari harbors:
- a CDS encoding DNA adenine methylase, with translation MKNKAKPFLKWAGGKTQLIQEIQSSLPIQIKSDKFTYIEPFVGSGAILFWMINEFPNLEKAVINDVNTDLINTYRTISSKPYELISILETLQNEYHSLVDDQDKKKEYYYNKRKLFNNRESEQSGQAALFIFLNRTCFNGLYRVNRKNEFNVPMGSYKQPTICNAENLLAVHNALQKVEILCGDFEETINYTSDNSFFYFDPPYKPLSETSSFNSYAKDEFNDLEQIRLRDFCQKLEDLDHNWMLSNSDVKGKNPDDNFFDDLYANFFIERVEAKRSINANPSKRGKLNELLITNYSYEETYEPA
- a CDS encoding type II restriction endonuclease; the encoded protein is MKKLTSLLELQSDDQLFDSITSNFKNKITQWNYFVNWEKVLGNIDPIEKELNLLNYLIGKDNIEEEAFKLIKQYPTVVKAFPNLLAIREKSVDVLIDTKNFIYKKFVFNKTSLDDNECRQLAQFLIKSGIASLFQKKKIKNLVDYTTGVEVGLDSNGRKNRGGSLMESLVEDFVAETCNELNIGFMPQATAKKIKQEWGLDVAVDKSSRIIDFAINKNGQLYFIECNFYGGGGSKLKSTATEYVEMNSYWNKQQIEFIWVTDGAGWKSTLKPLREYFDKAEYLINLEMLKNGILKNIIG
- a CDS encoding DNA-methyltransferase — translated: MKLLNEFDHKFDLVFADPPYFLSNNGLSIQNGQIVSVNKGKWDKSHGFDFINDFNRQWLSLVRNKMKDDATIWISGTMHNIFSVGQILTELDFKILNVITWEKTNPPPNFSCRYFTHSTEQIIWARKKEKVPHYYNYDLMKQLNGNKQMKDVWKLPAIAKWEKSCGKHPTQKPLSVLTRLILASTKQNAWILDPFAGSSTTGIAANLANRRYLGIDQEEEFLEISKNRKKEIENRLIAAKYRQKLAGFNNQGELDLFLAKEPTVEYGNELSL